The window atgatggtttgacccgcactaaaatgtctgtcaaaaagaactgtgaaaagtaaGGCAACAATGcagtattcagtgttgacagctagattttttgtggacatgttccataaatattgatgttaaagatttcttttttgtaaagaaatgtttagaattaagttcatgaatccagatggatctctattgcaatccccaaaaagggcactttaagttgatgattacttctatgtgtagaaatctttatttataattgaatcacttgtttatttttcaacaagtttttagttatttttatctttttttcccaaatacttccagaaagaccactacaaattagcaatattttgcactgttatacaatttaataaatcagaaactgatgacagagtgctgtattttacttctttatctctttttttcaaccaaaaatgctttgctctgattagggggtacttgaattaaaaaaatgttcacagggggtacatcactgaaaaaaggttgagaaccactggtttaatgcatccagcataataatgtgttaattccacgactgtatatatcggtatcggttaatatcggaatcggtaattaagagttggacaatatcggatattggcaaaaaagccattatcggacatctccagttgtcacaacttgtttataaaatctttagtttttttattggaatgttcactcctttatttaactgcaaaatgtatcagtgttcaaataacatcaatactagctaaaatgtttgacACAGCAAAAGACAGTAAATAAAGAAAGTaaaaacacttagtgtctaacaatctctgtgaaccttttcaatccggtttcagggcaaatcactctacggagacagccctcgcaaaaatgactaatgatctactgctaacgatggattctgatgcgtcatctatgttgctgcttcttgatcttagcgctgctttcgataccgtcgatcataatattttattagagcgtatcaaaacacgtattggtatgtcagacttagctttgtcgtggtttaactcttatcttactgacaggatgcaatgcgtctcccataataatgtgacctcggactatgttaaggtaacgtgcggagttcctcagggttcggttcttggccctgcactctttagtatttacatgctgccgctaggcaacatcatacgcaaatacggtgttagctttcattgttatgctgatgacagtcaactctacatgcccctaaagctgaccaacacgccggattgtagtcagctggaggcgtgtcttaatgaaattaaacaatggatgtccgctaacttcttgcaactcaacgccaagaaaacggaaatgctgattatcggtcctgctaaacaccgacatttatttaataataccaccttaacatttgacaaccaaacaattacacaaggcgaatcagtaaagaatctgggtattattttcgacccaactctctcctttgagtcacacattaagagtgttactaaaacggccttctttcatctctgtaacatcgctaaaattcgttctattttatccactagcgacactgagatcattattcatgtgttcgttacgtctcgtctcgactactgtaacgtattattttcgggtctccctatgtctagcattaaaagactacaattggtacaaaatgcggctgctagacttttgacaagaacaagaaagtttgatcatattacgcctatactggctcacctgcactggcttcctgtgcacttaagatgtgactttaaggttttactacttacgtataaaatactacacggtctagctccgtcctatcttgtcgattgcattgtaccatatgtcccggcaagaaatctgctttcaaagaactccggcttattagtgattcccagaggccaaaaaaagtctgcgggctatagagcgtttcctattcgggctccagtactatggaatgccctcccggtaacaattagagatgctacctcagtagaagcatttaagtcccatcttaaaactcatttgtatactctagcctttaaatagcccccctgttagaccagttgatctgccgtttcttttcttttctcctctgctccccttttccttgtggaggggggggggggcacaggtccggtggccatggatgaagtgctggctgtccagagtcgggacccggggtggaccgctcgcctgtgcatcggctgggaacatctctgcgctgctgacccgtctccgctcgggatggtgtcctgctggccccactatggactggactcttactattatgttggatccactatggactggactctcacaatattatgtcagacccactcgacatccattgctttcggtctcccctagagggggggggttacccacatatgcggtcctctccaaggtttctcatagtcattcacatcgacgtcccactggggtgagtttttccttgcccttatgtgggctttgtaccgaggatgtcgttgtggcttgtgcagccctttgagacacttgtgatttagggctatataaataaacattgattgatgataaaatattTACGACGACGTcaatttgaccctggaacagattatacgGTACAAAAACACAGTTTCAAAATGCCAGCACTCACATGTCTGTATTCCTCCAGCGTTATTATCCCGTCGTTGTCGTTGTCGTGCATGTTGAATAAAACTGCAGACGGAAACACAGCAGACACTTAAAAACAGTTGTAAAAAAAATGAATTCAAACAGGAGCGTTTTGATTAGTCGACGGGTTGCTAAGCGCACATCTCAGTTTCTCCTTCCTGATGCTGTCCCGCTCCTCGTCCGTCATGCTCAGCGAAGGCGGCTTGAAATGGGACATGATGACCACAAACTCCTCCAGGCGGATCTCGTCCACCGTGCCGTCTCCAGCTGGCACAAAGTTTCTACAAATGGAGGACGTCGTAAACCATGCTAACTGATAGCGACTAGCTAGGTGTGAGGGCCGCACCTCCTGTCGAAGAACGCCCCTATGATCTCCAGACGGATGGGATTCCACGCCAGATCTGGGATGGCCATGAAGTGCTCCCTCCTGGGGaacggaaaaaaaaacaataagtgGCACGTTTATTacccattagggatgtcccgatccgatatttggatcggatcggccgccgatattcgcaaaaaaatgcgtatcggcaaggcatgtgaaaatgcagatccagatccgtgttttccaacgcaccgatttaaataatacattccacttttctgctgttccctaagctccgttccgcattttccagcacaccttcagcacatccacaggtctgtggattctaacgcagttgcttttagcagctggcattacacgacaggctcttctcactctttcccgtgtctccctcttacagacagcgagcgcaccttcttacacacgtcacatactgtcacgtcatacgtcacatacgtatacgtcacatacgtatacgtcacatacgtatacgccctctcccagcagagagcgaggtagcagcatggctaacgttagctgtgatgctagcgcagccgctaaggtgcgcgcctgctttaagcgtcctctgcgaacggcaaatctatgccacgcacaaaatcaaataaaaaaataagcgcataacaattttcgacacacggacaccacagagaaaacagttttcgtcatcattgttcaaatattgtaaggtctgtcgagacgcttatctccattcggtgccacacgtccacaccatcgccgaggcaaacatttccacgtcaacaccgtatgaaaaaaatagtgattttttttagttgtgattttcttctctgcatgaaagtttaaaagtagcatatattaatgcagtatgaagaagaatgttttaatgtagacatgcaagccttgaaagaacattttgaaaatcaagactacatttcctgcaaatgggtgcatttttaccctatattttaactttagatttattctcatataaactcttttggctgtctttttgacacttacatccggcgcccccctccacaccctggattataaataatgtaaataattcaatgtgattatcttgtgtgatgactgtattatgatgatagtatatatccgatagtatatatctgtatcatgaatcaatttaagtggaccccgacttaaacaagttgaaaaacttattggggtgttaccatttagtggtcaattgtatggaatatgtacttcactgtgcaagctactaataaaagtctcaatcaatcaaaacacatagaatcatcatactgatgtgattatatgcatcaagtgttcattcaaggctaaggcaaaatatcgagatatatattgtgtatcgcaatatggccttaaaatatcgcaatattaaaaaaaggccatatcgcccagccctagttcaatgatgccatttctgtttgtcatgtataattttgtctattttgtgtttatccttgaataaacaggtcagtttcttgttaccaactattgtgtattattcaaactcccctaattcagctggctagttgttatcaagagtactaaaacccttttcaacatgattctgacaactaagtaggctaaataactttaaactttaatacatgctcggataggccattattggtcagtatcggtatcggtcagtatcggtatcggtcagtatcggtatcggatcggaagtgcaaaaacctggatcgataCATCCCTATTACCCATAAGACCTTGCTGCAGCTTCTGTATTGTCAAACGATACATTGATACCAGAAGCCTGTCAGGCAGGTTTCTAGCAGCATGAAAACAATGAGCAGCAGAATAAATAAGAACAAAAGAATAAAAGTACCTCAGGGTGTCTTCGTCGTGGCTCAACTGCTTGAATCTTTTATGCAGAACTCCTATCTGCTCGCAGCTGACTGCAAAGCACATTTAAGAAATATATTCAAATCGCATGTAAAACACTTTTCGTTTGTGTCCATGTCCGCTACAGGTGGAATTGTCCGGCGTCTAATGTTTTATTTACTGGAACATGGAGAAGTAATTTACACCGCTTTTACCCTGCGATATGAATTATTGATCACTAAAGCATCATGGCCTCTTCATTAGCTGCAACACTATATGACTCTGCTTCTACTCCATGTTGATGTTAAAGACCTTTGACTTGTGTTTATTCATTAACTTGTTTTATTGAGAGTGGGGGCTAAAAGATGTCAAACATACCTACAAAAAAAGACAAACTGTAAAATACAGGATTATAAACAATTACGCCATCCCTTTAAATACAAGTGGTGGTTAACGCAGAATAGTCACTAATAAGTTCACTATGACCTACAATGTTTGCCCGGTTGTAAGACCATGCTTTGtcctagtacagtgtttttcactagtgtgtcgtgagatattGTCATtttacctaattgggttaaaaagcaCGGTgggagaagggttagtgcgtctgctatggcgtcacattagtgccaaaaatccgagcacataaaaactgttatcgcgcgctgattctccactttgtgcgcgcgcgcgacgcctttctgcgcgctctctgtgtactcctggcatctctcctcgcgctgtcatgtttctttttggcactttgggggcgggtatgcttagacggcccctcctttctgattggctgtgagcatttttcatatgaccaatcattctccagcgtagcaacgttgtagccatcttacctcggacatctggcctcaatcattacattgatgtcaatggtacatgtactaattaaattaccataacttgatcgattttcgaccaatttacaaacggtttgccttgttacaaatcttattacatgtaaatatgacataggatgctgtacctgttgaaattacctctttcgctttaaaaaaaaatgacttaattgtgcaacatagttgtgtagggtcagtgttagtcagttctctgattattttaaactgtttcagaatacattattaaaagctatttttaacattttaaaaacaaaattctaacattatttcattaattttatggctgaatcaaaagaaattccataaattagaaaacaaatgttcaagaagaagtgaaaatataaaataatgttatggttggatgttattgctggtggaccagttctggctgaaagatgtgattatggtgtttgttgtcttattatttatttgggtcacattttgtattaccctgtattgtgtttatttggtatgaaataaccttcatcagcgcgcaacatttttttatccacttcttccgccgtaaatcttgatacatattgacgatgacccgccctgctatacttctgattggctctgagcatttttcagcatttttcgcctgaccaatcagaaagaaggggccgtctaagcatacccgcccccaaagtgccaaaaagaaacatgacagcgcgaggagagatgccaggagtacacagagagcgcgcaaaaaggcaccgcgcgcgcgcaaaatggtgtcgcgcgcgcacacgaagtggagaatcagcgcgcgataacagtttttatgcgctcggattttcggcactaatgtgacgccatagtctgcctcacaatacgaaggtcctgagtagtcctgggttcaatcccggcctcgggatctttctgtgtggagtttgcatgtcctccccgtgactgcgtgggttccctccgggtactccggcttcctcccacctccaaagacaagcacctggggataggttgattggcaacactaaattggccctagtgtgtgaatgtgagtgtgaatgttgtctgtctatctgtgttggcactgtgatgaggtggcgacttgtccagggtgtaccccgccttccgcccgattgtagctgagataggctccagcgccccccgcgaccccgaagggaataagcggtagaaaatggatgggttagggttagggtcttttgttttgttttaaattacatttttctctaagattatatttctcctcttttttttcagaagaattgttgtatattcttgagtagcaggttatagtttgctttgtgtataattttagctgtttgcaaattcactatgttgtggaatttcagtatttttgattcgataaataaagggtttgtatgttctctatatccaacatgatgtattattctaactgatcagaaagaaacaacccttttgttttgttttaaattacatttttctctaagattatatttctcctctttttttcagaagaattgttgtatattcttgagtagcaggttatactttgctttgtgtataattttagctgtttgcaaattcactatgttgtggaatttcagtatttttgattcaataaataaagggtttgtatgttctctatatccaacatgatgtattattctaactgatcttttttgtaacaccgttaatgaatgaagtgtacttttgtaattatttccccatatttctacacaataactgagatatggtaacactagcgagcagtagagaatatgaagtgatttttggtctagaacatgttttgctttattcattattgacgtgtttattgctactttgttgtatattttttacatgagatttccagttcaatttatcatcaatcattatatctagaaatgtggtttcatttactctttcaatttctaatctatttgtatttttgtttgacttactattaccaaatagcattattttagttttactgagattcaaacatagtctgtttttgtcaaaccatccttttaatttgttcatttcttctgttattatttgtattatcttctgtgtgttctctcctgaacaaaatgcagttgtatcgtccgcaaataatactgactttaaatcttttgtaactttacaaatgtcatgacatggcaccccaaaccatcactgatggtggaaactttacactagacttcaggcaacgtggatcctgtgcctctcctgtcttcctccagactctgggacctcggtttccaaaggaaatgcaaaatttgcatggttgggtgatggtttggggtgccatgtcatctgctggtgtcggtccactctgtttcctgagatccagggtcaacgcagccgtctaccagcaagttttagagcacttcatgcttcctgctgctgacctgctctatggagatggagatttcaagttccaacaggacttggcgcctgcacacagcgcaaaatctacccgtgcctggtttacggaccatggtatttctgttctaaattggcccgccaactcccctgaccttagccccatagaaaatctgtggggtattgtgaaaaggaagatgcagaatgccagacccaaaaacgcagaagagttgaaggccactatcagagcaacctgggctctcataacacctgagcagtgccagaaactcatcgactccatgccacgccgcattaa of the Nerophis lumbriciformis linkage group LG32, RoL_Nlum_v2.1, whole genome shotgun sequence genome contains:
- the tescb gene encoding tescalcin b isoform X2, with amino-acid sequence MGVWHSVPGPPEYRQLAEKTGFSCEQIGVLHKRFKQLSHDEDTLRREHFMAIPDLAWNPIRLEIIGAFFDRRNFVPAGDGTVDEIRLEEFVVIMSHFKPPSLSMTDEERDSIRKEKLRFLFNMHDNDNDGIITLEEYRHVVEELLSRSGSIGKETAESIAEAAMLEVAAISMGHMEPDEFYEGITFEHFLKRAAKNLLTVLVFWGLDESKLGRRN
- the tescb gene encoding tescalcin b isoform X3, whose amino-acid sequence is MGVWHSVPGPPEYRQLAEKTGFSCEQIGVLHKRFKQLSHDEDTLRREHFMAIPDLAWNPIRLEIIGAFFDRRNFVPAGDGTVDEIRLEEFVVIMSHFKPPSLSMTDEERDSIRKEKLRFLFNMHDNDNDGIITLEEYRHVVEELLSRSGSIGKETAESIAEAAMLEVAAISMGHMEPDEFYEGITFEHFLKTQRCRVTD
- the tescb gene encoding tescalcin b isoform X1, with the protein product MGVWHSVPGPPEYRQLAEKTGFSCEQIGVLHKRFKQLSHDEDTLRREHFMAIPDLAWNPIRLEIIGAFFDRRNFVPAGDGTVDEIRLEEFVVIMSHFKPPSLSMTDEERDSIRKEKLRFLFNMHDNDNDGIITLEEYRHVVEELLSRSGSIGKETAESIAEAAMLEVAAISMGHMEPDEFYEGITFEHFLKLLKDFEIEAKMNVRFLNMDTTNLCK